Proteins co-encoded in one Medicago truncatula cultivar Jemalong A17 chromosome 8, MtrunA17r5.0-ANR, whole genome shotgun sequence genomic window:
- the LOC112417370 gene encoding protein FAR1-RELATED SEQUENCE 5-like yields MQCERSGRYKPPKTRKKPNLEGISSRKCNCPFRLKSFFDKNTNDWWLAMICGMHNHDLDEKLSGHLIAEEKKKVIDMTKSLTVPRNILTNLKQNNKENVTTIKQVYNVRTRWRKGERGNMTELQYLISKLVEHKYVYYTSCNSEETTLEDIFFAHPESIKLLNTFSTVLVMDSTYKTNNYQMLLFEIVGCSSTKMTYSIGLTFLHFELEDNFTLALTMVKGLLSSKDNMPKVIVTKRDGTFDECRWHIFP; encoded by the coding sequence ATGCAATGTGAAAGGAGTGGGAGATACAAGCCACCTAAGACGAGGAAGAAACCGAACCTTGAAGGCATCAGCTCAAGGAAATGTAATTGTCCGTTTAGGTTGAAAAGTTTCTTTGATAAGAATACAAATGATTGGTGGCTTGCAATGATTTGTGGAATGCACAACCATGACTTGGATGAAAAGTTATCTGGACACCTTATTGCGGAGGAGAAGAAAAAAGTTATCGACATGACAAAGAGCTTGACGGTGCCTCGGAATATTCTCACCAATTTAAagcaaaataacaaagaaaatgtgACAACTATCAAACAAGTGTACAATGTGCGAACAAGATGGCGCAAGGGGGAAAGAGGTAACATGACAGAGTTGCAATACTTGATTTCGAAGTTGGTGGAGCATAAATATGTCTATTACACAAGTTGCAATAGTGAGGAAACTACTCTTGAAGACATATTTTTTGCTCATCCGGAGTCAATTAAATTGCTCAACACTTTTTCGACCGTTTTGGTCATGGACTCCACTTACAAAACAAACAACTACCAAATGTTGTTGTTTGAGATAGTTGGTTGCAGCTCTACAAAAATGACGTATTCCATTGGTCTCACTTTTCTTCACTTTGAATTAGAGGATAACTTTACTTTGGCACTTACGATGGTGAAAGGTCTTTTGTCCTCAAAAGACAAcatgcctaaggtgattgtcACCAAAAGAGATGGTACTTTTGATGAATGCCGTTGGCACATTTTTCCCTGA
- the LOC25502547 gene encoding 187-kDa microtubule-associated protein AIR9: MDDDPDKPMAIYVKRNSRRKSVPVRIDGIGKLSLAEALLLLDNRHEGCQIKPEFSIAISSMPGVKDVKITGDIVENERVVVTGTITGGGTDGCSRAQWYKSSSQTLDESKLEALSTSTVQKAFRIPLGAVGCYLVAKYTPMSPDGVSGTPTFVISDREVESLLLKLTFIEIIGDYYEGGKVTASYGYVGGHEGKSIYNWCIYEKEDDPNSAILEDSGRLEYQFTENDVGKFILFQCTPVRSDGVPGVKRICMGAKCIHPARPSVRNVEIVGDAIEGTIIKGVGDYFGGEEGNSTFEWSRKNMETNGEGFMSVSSGTHYTLTKEDVGCCLTFSYTPINSEGRRGKKKSAVSPVVKQASPSVSNVRITGDAFEGMTINGVGDYFGGWEGHSKFEWLRHKDTGDRLLVSAGTTSDYTLTEEDVGCCLTFAYTPINSEGQEGIKAFSAVFPVVQGIPRVHNLKIEGKGFHTSVYYVDGIYSGGKQGKKRIQWFRSMEGRPDMIIPGETCIVYEANVGDVGYKLVAVYTPIREDGVEGQSVSVSTDPIAVEPDILKKVNCIVDRGSVKFEVACDRGQTSEKRQKRILDINRKRVKMVKPAFFPTTEFRASYGPTLHVKLFENDGYRLKIAVEGENETEFKVHYREIRDVIFLVIRLFATPSN, from the exons ATGGATGATGATCCGGATAAGCCAATGGCTATTTATGTGAAAAGAAATTCTCGGAGGAAATCTGTCCCAGTTAGAATTGATGGTATTGGTAAACTCTCTCTTGCAGAAGCACTACTTTTACTTGACAACCGTCATGAGGGATGCCAAATCAAACCAGAATTTTCTATTGCAATTTCTT cCATGCCTGGAGTTAAAGATGTCAAAATCACTGGTGATATAGTAGAGAATGAAAGAGTCGTGGTGACTGGCACCATAACTGGAGGAGGAACTGATGGATGTAGTAGAGCTCAGTGGTACAAATCGTCTTCACAAACATTGGATGAAAGTAAACTTGAAGCATTAAGTACTTCTACGGTTCAAAAA GCATTCCGCATTCCTCTTGGAGCTGTCGGCTGTTACCTTGTTGCAAAATATACACCAATGTCCCCTGATGGTGTTTCTGGAACACCAACATTTGTAATATCTGATAGAGAAGTTGAAT CTCTTCTCCTAAAATTGACATTCATAGAAATAATTGGAGATTACTATGAGGGTGGAAAAGTCACCGCTTCATATGGATATGTTGGAGGTCATGAAGGAAAAAGTATATACAATTGGTGTATTTATGAG AAAGAAGATGATCCCAATTCTGCAATATTGGAGGATTCTGGACGTCTGGAGTATCAATTTACCGAAAACGATGTTGGTAAATTCATCTTATTCCAGTGTACTCCAGTACGCAGCGATGGTGTTCCTGGTGTCAAAAGAATTTGCATGGGTGCGAAGTGCATTCACCCTG CTCGCCCTTCAGTCAGAAATGTAGAAATAGTTGGAGATGCTATTGAAGGAACCATCATCAAAGGAGTTGGTGATTATTTCGGGGGAGAGGAGGGAAATAGCACGTTTGAATGGTCACGAAAGAATATGGAAACTAACGG AGAGGGCTTTATGTCGGTGTCATCTGGTACACATTATACCTTAACCAAAGAAGATGTTGGTTGTTGTTTGACTTTTTCATACACACCAATTAATTCTGAAG GTCGAAGAGGAAAGAAAAAGTCAGCGGTGTCTCCTGTTGTAAAACAAG CTTCCCCTTCAGTGAGTAATGTCAGAATAACTGGAGATGCTTTTGAAGGAATGACCATTAATGGAGTTGGTGATTATTTTGGTGGATGGGAGGGACACAGTAAGTTTGAATGGTTGCGACACAAAGATACTGG AGACCGTCTGTTAGTGTCAGCTGGTACAACATCTGATTATACCTTGACCGAAGAAGATGTTGGTTGTTGTTTGACTTTTGCATACACACCAATTAATTCTGAAG GTCAGGAAGGAATAAAAGCATTTTCAGCGGTGTTTCCTGTTGTACAAG GGATTCCTAGAGTACACAATCTGAAGATCGAGGGAAAAGGATTCCATACCAGTGTTTATTATGTTGATGGCATTTATAGTGGTGGGAAACAAGGCAAAAAAAGAATCCAGTGGTTTAGATCAATGGAGGGAAGACCTGATATGATCATACCTG GAGAAACATGCATTGTGTATGAAGCAAACGTTGGTGATGTTGGGTATAAGTTGGTGGCCGTCTACACTCCTATAAGAGAGGATGGAGTAGAGGGCCAATCAGTGTCAGTATCTACAGATCCAATTGCAGTTG AGCCTGACATTCTTAAAAAAGTGAACTGCATCGTCGATCGTGGATCAGTGAAGTTTGAG GTAGCTTGTGACAGAGGCCAAACCTCAGAAAAG AGGCAGAAACGAATCCTTGATATTAATCGGAAAAGGGTTAAGATGGTGAAACCTGCCTTTTTTCCAACTACAGAATTTCGTGCTAGTTATGGCCCTACCTTGCAT GTGAAGCTTTTTGAAAATGATGGATACCGTCTAAAAATAGCAGTGGAAGGTGAGAATGAAACTGAGTTCAAGGTACATTACCGAGAGATTCGGGATGTTATCTTTCTTGTAATTAGATTATTTGCTACACCCTCAAACTGA